From a region of the Rouxiella sp. S1S-2 genome:
- a CDS encoding nitrilase family protein: MGDKASLKTAVVQFQHQAGNKKYNLLMMEKFIEQACVQQVKILAFPEMCITGYWHVPKLNSVQVEALAESVSTGPSLALIRSLAEKHQMLIGAGFIERAPDGRLYNAYAACMPDGSVHIHRKLHAFEHTAISSGNNFTVFDTPWGVKVGILICWDNNLVENVRATALLGADILLAPHQTGGTHSRSPFGMKPIALDLWEQRATRKQEMTAAIRGINGREWLLRWLPARAHDNGLFILFSNGIGADDDEVRTGNAMILDPYGRIIEETWAAADAMVSAELDLSLLAMSTGRRWTHGRRPELYHILTERQGYERDAISARFSDDVPQRGKDK, encoded by the coding sequence ATGGGTGATAAAGCCTCTTTAAAAACCGCAGTGGTACAGTTTCAGCATCAGGCCGGTAACAAGAAATATAATCTTCTAATGATGGAGAAATTCATCGAGCAGGCTTGCGTGCAGCAGGTAAAAATCCTCGCCTTTCCCGAAATGTGTATTACCGGCTATTGGCACGTCCCGAAGCTGAATTCGGTACAGGTTGAGGCGCTGGCAGAATCTGTTTCCACCGGTCCTTCACTGGCGCTGATCCGTTCTTTGGCCGAAAAACATCAGATGCTCATTGGTGCCGGATTCATTGAACGCGCACCGGATGGCCGTCTTTATAACGCCTACGCCGCCTGCATGCCGGACGGTAGCGTGCACATCCACCGCAAGCTGCACGCGTTTGAGCACACGGCAATCAGCAGCGGCAATAATTTCACCGTTTTTGACACGCCGTGGGGTGTTAAAGTGGGGATCCTCATCTGCTGGGACAATAATCTGGTTGAAAACGTTCGTGCCACTGCCTTGCTCGGGGCAGATATTCTGTTGGCCCCTCATCAGACCGGCGGCACACACTCTCGCAGCCCCTTCGGCATGAAGCCGATTGCGTTAGATTTATGGGAACAGCGGGCAACCCGCAAGCAGGAGATGACGGCGGCGATAAGGGGCATCAACGGTCGTGAATGGCTGCTGCGCTGGCTTCCTGCCCGCGCCCACGACAACGGTCTGTTTATTTTATTTAGCAACGGCATAGGCGCGGACGACGACGAAGTGCGCACCGGCAATGCGATGATCCTTGACCCCTATGGACGTATTATTGAGGAAACGTGGGCCGCGGCAGATGCAATGGTCAGCGCAGAACTCGACCTTTCCTTGCTCGCCATGAGCACCGGACGCCGCTGGACTCACGGCAGACGCCCCGAGTTGTATCATATTCTTACTGAACGTCAGGGTTATGAACGCGACGCCATCAGCGCACGATTTTCAGACGATGTGCCGCAGCGGGGTAAAGATAAATAA
- a CDS encoding LysR family transcriptional regulator, whose translation MNLRLLKAFVTLAEKGNYAETALALAVSQPALTKQINLLESTLGVALFSRGRHGTTLTAAGKRLLPEAEKVIKQATVFLQHAAQVAKGGEGLMAVGFGLSSFYFAPRCIAQFRSRYPGVDVSLEDLPSEQQCGMLQSADLQVGFVRVPAKAPLEYHRLFEDRLVLVTPDNSPRDVQQWLKALPLLRLYHERGRGLNVQTDQFLQQNTLAISTTQQVEDIQTIVALVLAGIGVALLPQSVAHIAPPGLHVIALAGEAVQWQVGIAWDPRVNDAVRDNFIAMVKRG comes from the coding sequence ATGAACCTACGTTTGCTTAAGGCGTTTGTGACACTGGCTGAGAAGGGCAATTATGCTGAAACGGCGCTAGCGCTGGCGGTTTCACAACCGGCGCTTACCAAACAGATCAATCTTCTTGAATCGACCCTTGGTGTGGCTCTTTTCTCGCGCGGGCGGCACGGCACGACGTTGACGGCTGCGGGTAAGCGTTTACTGCCTGAGGCGGAGAAAGTCATCAAACAGGCGACGGTGTTCCTTCAGCATGCGGCTCAGGTTGCAAAGGGCGGTGAAGGACTTATGGCGGTCGGTTTTGGGCTGTCGAGTTTCTATTTCGCACCGCGTTGCATCGCGCAATTTCGCAGCCGTTATCCAGGCGTGGATGTGTCACTGGAGGATCTTCCCTCCGAGCAGCAGTGTGGGATGTTGCAAAGCGCAGACCTGCAGGTGGGATTTGTTCGCGTCCCTGCTAAAGCGCCGCTGGAATATCACCGGTTATTTGAGGATCGGCTGGTGCTAGTGACGCCAGATAATAGCCCGCGGGATGTTCAACAGTGGCTGAAGGCCCTGCCTTTACTGCGGCTTTATCATGAACGTGGACGCGGGCTGAATGTGCAAACCGACCAATTTTTGCAGCAAAACACACTTGCTATCTCTACGACACAGCAAGTTGAAGACATACAGACCATCGTTGCACTGGTCTTGGCAGGAATCGGCGTTGCGCTATTGCCGCAAAGTGTCGCGCACATTGCTCCTCCGGGTTTGCACGTCATCGCGCTCGCGGGAGAGGCCGTTCAATGGCAGGTAGGTATTGCCTGGGACCCACGTGTCAATGATGCCGTCCGCGATAACTTTATCGCGATGGTAAAACGAGGGTAA
- the gatA gene encoding PTS galactitol transporter subunit IIA → MKAFELNVADGIPFKSYENVFKYLHEKLTMAGIVKESYLEALIAREREYPTGIELDGYAVAIPHCDTEHALKPSIYILRTPQPILVNQADGDNQLETQLIINLVVTNPLDQLQLLKSLFSNLQDKDFYKKLLELPAEEAKSLFNSKVVA, encoded by the coding sequence GTGAAAGCATTCGAGCTCAACGTCGCAGACGGTATACCGTTTAAGAGCTATGAGAACGTGTTCAAATACCTGCATGAAAAACTCACCATGGCGGGCATTGTTAAAGAAAGTTATCTGGAGGCGTTGATTGCCAGAGAGCGGGAGTACCCTACCGGGATTGAGCTGGACGGTTACGCCGTGGCTATTCCGCACTGTGATACTGAACATGCCCTTAAGCCTTCAATTTATATTTTGCGTACGCCACAGCCGATTTTAGTGAATCAGGCAGACGGAGATAACCAGCTGGAAACACAGCTGATTATTAATTTGGTGGTCACAAATCCTCTCGACCAGCTCCAATTATTAAAATCGCTGTTCAGTAATCTTCAGGATAAAGACTTTTATAAAAAATTATTAGAACTCCCTGCAGAAGAGGCGAAAAGCCTTTTCAATTCTAAAGTCGTTGCATAA
- a CDS encoding PTS sugar transporter subunit IIB: MIHILVACGSGVATSTLAADEVKSVCEEYGITRYKINKCSMSELIGEINNADIVLTTNNYKGEIDKPYMNIMGFVTGINEDALRKKLGVVLQQLANKE; the protein is encoded by the coding sequence ATGATTCACATTCTTGTTGCCTGTGGAAGTGGTGTTGCCACTTCAACCCTCGCTGCTGATGAAGTTAAATCAGTCTGCGAGGAGTATGGGATCACTCGCTATAAAATTAATAAATGCAGCATGAGTGAGTTGATAGGTGAAATAAATAATGCCGACATTGTGCTCACAACAAATAATTATAAAGGGGAGATAGATAAGCCTTACATGAACATTATGGGATTTGTCACAGGGATAAATGAAGACGCGTTAAGGAAAAAGTTGGGTGTCGTTTTACAGCAGCTTGCTAATAAAGAGTAG
- a CDS encoding PTS transporter subunit IIC — MDSVINIIHTIFNLGASAILPIVIALLGIFFRMKFSEAIKSGLMVGVGFIGLTLVVKLLSSSLEPAVSHYAKLGSGYTILDVGWPAVGAASWVAPFAALAIPLGLAINLLLVRLKLTKTMNVDIWNYMHFLIPGALAYFLFGSFWIGLGITLVMSVIALFIGDLIAKRWQDYFGLEGTTCTTIIYSGWGIPIAMLVNKIIDFIPGLNKMDISLETANRRLGVLGTPIIIGFLVGILLAALTRQDLTVTINMAMGIAAVMVLMPKVVSVLMDGLSPIGKAAKNFMTKRMGPGSELNIGMDIALGLGDATTITTTVISIPLVILCALILPGIQFFPVGLLMSVCYISVGCTMASKGNLLCSIISTVVFCVITLYLAAYVAPGATKMLNSAGVSISGQGTDVTFSEIWNVIIYWVYGLVH; from the coding sequence ATGGACTCTGTAATTAATATTATCCATACAATTTTCAACTTGGGCGCTTCGGCTATTCTTCCTATTGTTATTGCCCTATTGGGAATATTTTTTAGGATGAAATTCTCTGAGGCCATAAAGTCTGGGCTGATGGTAGGCGTTGGATTTATTGGCTTAACACTGGTGGTGAAATTGCTATCCAGTTCATTGGAACCGGCCGTTAGCCACTATGCGAAATTGGGTTCCGGTTATACTATTCTCGATGTAGGATGGCCCGCAGTGGGGGCGGCCTCATGGGTTGCACCTTTTGCAGCATTGGCTATTCCACTGGGATTGGCAATTAATCTCCTGCTGGTGCGACTCAAACTCACCAAAACAATGAATGTCGATATCTGGAACTATATGCATTTCCTGATCCCAGGAGCCTTGGCCTATTTTCTGTTTGGCAGTTTCTGGATTGGCCTGGGTATCACACTCGTCATGTCGGTTATCGCGTTATTTATCGGCGATCTTATTGCTAAACGCTGGCAGGACTACTTTGGTCTTGAAGGCACCACCTGCACCACAATTATCTATTCTGGCTGGGGAATACCCATTGCCATGTTGGTCAATAAAATCATCGATTTTATTCCCGGGCTCAACAAGATGGATATCAGCCTTGAAACGGCCAACCGGCGTCTGGGTGTATTGGGCACGCCTATTATTATTGGCTTTTTAGTCGGTATTTTGCTTGCTGCGCTAACGCGTCAAGACCTTACTGTCACTATCAATATGGCCATGGGTATCGCTGCTGTGATGGTGTTAATGCCCAAAGTGGTCAGCGTGCTGATGGACGGCCTTTCACCCATAGGTAAGGCGGCTAAAAACTTCATGACCAAACGGATGGGGCCTGGCTCGGAATTAAATATTGGTATGGATATCGCGCTGGGTTTAGGTGATGCCACGACCATCACGACCACGGTTATTTCCATTCCTCTGGTTATATTATGTGCGCTGATACTGCCGGGGATCCAGTTTTTCCCCGTAGGACTGTTAATGTCGGTCTGCTATATCTCGGTAGGTTGTACGATGGCAAGTAAAGGGAATTTGCTGTGCTCCATTATTTCGACGGTCGTATTTTGTGTCATTACCTTGTATCTCGCAGCCTATGTCGCACCAGGTGCCACAAAAATGCTCAATAGTGCCGGTGTGAGTATCTCGGGTCAGGGAACTGATGTGACATTCTCCGAAATATGGAACGTTATTATTTATTGGGTTTATGGCCTCGTACATTAA
- the rpe gene encoding ribulose-phosphate 3-epimerase, whose translation MKMAEILPSIFGADLMALKSEITFLEAQGFRTLHLDMMDGSLVPNIAFGPDHVSVIKKNTVMKVDVHLMVSAPEKIIDKVIAAGVDMISIHYEATIHHIDILQKIRKAGIKAGIVYNPSTPLSSLKYLLAYVDYVLIMSINPGHWGQRFLELTFERVQEARDIIGNKDIAIEIDGGVNAEIATRLREAGVSLIVVGGELFNGNKIENAARLNAAIAK comes from the coding sequence ATGAAAATGGCTGAAATACTCCCCTCAATTTTTGGTGCCGACCTGATGGCGTTAAAAAGTGAGATAACTTTTCTGGAGGCACAGGGATTTAGGACTCTGCATCTGGATATGATGGATGGTAGCCTGGTGCCTAATATTGCGTTTGGCCCCGATCACGTTAGCGTAATTAAAAAGAACACTGTCATGAAGGTCGATGTGCATCTTATGGTGTCGGCACCCGAAAAAATAATTGATAAAGTGATTGCTGCTGGTGTCGATATGATTTCAATTCATTATGAAGCGACAATTCATCATATTGACATTCTGCAAAAAATACGCAAGGCCGGAATTAAGGCCGGTATTGTTTATAATCCTTCAACGCCGCTGTCGAGTCTGAAGTATTTACTTGCCTACGTCGACTACGTGTTGATTATGTCAATTAATCCGGGCCATTGGGGACAGCGTTTCCTTGAGCTTACCTTTGAAAGAGTACAGGAGGCTCGCGATATTATTGGAAATAAGGATATCGCAATTGAAATTGACGGGGGCGTTAACGCAGAAATAGCCACCAGGCTGAGAGAGGCAGGCGTCTCACTTATTGTGGTGGGAGGGGAACTTTTTAATGGCAATAAAATTGAAAATGCTGCGCGCCTGAATGCAGCGATTGCCAAATAG